One Ricinus communis isolate WT05 ecotype wild-type chromosome 1, ASM1957865v1, whole genome shotgun sequence DNA window includes the following coding sequences:
- the LOC8281837 gene encoding anaphase-promoting complex subunit 2 isoform X3: protein MEEQTALVGNLGILDTISDDSFHEIAERYAGFCAACSGLLNGNGDLSLGPRLVSHIHSLCKHGLQSLVLDHFFKSLEETFKKNGSSKFWQHFDGYSNLAAFEKSKSSPDFGHELEQLLCRALEEISLEKRHQEKCLLMLVHALQCYKEGLLGRKCNSDEERSYAFSRYQLMVSSILMNSLPRHFPEILHWYFKGRLEELSTIVDGEVNGDDDDSEDKDDMDLDERSKLSLRNAEMDIDECYLQGKFTENNKLVKNIGKVVRDLRSLGFTSMTEDAYASAIFLLLKAKVHDLAGDDYRASVLEPIKGWIQAVPLQFLHALLAFLGDSVSSISPSHSLKSPLASHPSSCHPGTKRPSEGLVRWQLRLEYFAYETLQDLRIAKLFEIIVDYPDSSPAIEDLKQCLEYTGQHSKLVESFISALKYRLLTAGASTNDILHQYVSTIKALRTIDPAGVFLEAVGEPIRDYLRGRKDTIKCIVTMLTDGNGGNPNGSGITGDSLLEELNRDEESQENAGAYDDFHTDDKQAWINAVRWEPDPVEADPSKGSRNQRKVDILGMIVSILGSKDQLVNEYRVMLAEKLINKSDYDIDSEIRTLELLKINFGESSMQKCEIMLNDLIDSKRTSHNIKARMQSSQTGSEEKELELSLDILNATIISTNFWPPIQNVVELNKQSIFMGIYDGTYLNVVIYWCRTLLHIRLYVVASTSKLILYINSRLKLTTWFLLDFGSSYKYHNTPQATSTA from the exons ATGGAAGAGCAAACTGCTTTAGTGGGGAATTTAGGGATTTTGGATACAATTAGCGACGATTCTTTCCATGAAATTGCTGAACGCTATGCCGGATTTTGTGCCGCATGTTCCGGTCTTCTTAACGGAAATGGTGACCTTTCACTGGGACCGCGGCTTGTGTCTCATATTCACTCTCTTTGCAAGCATGGTCTTCAATCTCTGGTCCTTGATCACTTTTTTAAGTCATTAGAG GAAACTTTTAAGAAGAATGGGAGTTCAAAATTTTGGCAGCACTTTGATGGTTATAGCAATTTAGCTGCTTTTGAGAAAAGTAAAAGTAGTCCT GATTTTGGCCATGAGCTGGAGCAACTTTTGTGTAGAGCCCTTGAAGAGATATCGTTGGAGAAACGGCATCAGGAGAAGTGTCTTTTAATGTTAGTTCATGCTTTGCAATGTTACAAGGAAGGTTTACTTGGACGAAAATGTAATTCAGATGAGGAAAGATCGTACGCTTTTTCAAGATATCAGCTGATGGTATCCTCAATTCTTATGAACAGTCTTCCTCGACATTTTCCTG AAATACTACACTGGTATTTTAAGGGAAGGCTGGAGGAGCTAAGCACAATTGTGGATGGAGAGGTCaatggtgatgatgatgattctgAAGATAAAGATGACATGGATTTAGATGAAAGAAGCAAACTATCCCTTAGAAATGCTGAAATGGATATTGATGAATGCTACCTCCAAGGTAAATTCACTGAGAATAACAAGTTGGTGAAGAACATTGGCAAGGTTGTTCGTGACCTCAGAAGTCTTGGATTTACTTCTATGACTGAAGATGCTTATGCTTCTGCCATCTTTTTGCTTCTAAAG GCAAAAGTGCATGATCTGGCTGGCGATGATTACAGGGCTTCTGTTTTGGAGCCCATTAAAGGGTGGATACAG GCCGTGCCTCTTCAATTTTTGCATGCACTTCTTGCTTTTCTTGGCGATTCTGTTAGCAGTATTAGCCCTTCACATAGCCTTAAATCACCTTTGGCTTCTCATCCATCATCATGTCATCCTGGAACTAAAAGACCTTCTGAAGGACTTGTTAGATGGCAGTTGCGGCTAGAGTATTTTGCTTATGAAACATTGCAAGATTTGAGAATAGCCAAGCTGTTTGAGATTATTGTGGACTATCCTGACAG CTCCCCGGCAATTGAGGACTTAAAACAGTGCCTGGAATATACTGGACAACATTCAAAGCTGGTTGAGTCTTTCATTTCTGCCCTGAAATACCGCTTGCTGACTGCAGGTGCCTCAACAAATGACATATTGCATCAGTATGTTTCTACTATAAAGGCACTGCGTACAATTGATCCTGCTGGGGTCTTTCTTGAAGCAGTTGGGGAACCAATAAGAGACTATTTAAGGGGTAGGAAAGATACCATAAAATGCATTGTGACCATGCTTACAGATGGGAATGGGGGAAATCCAAATGGCTCTGGAATTACTGGGGATAGCCTTCTTGAAGAATTAAACAGGGATGAAGAAAGCCAAGAAAATGCTGGTGCTTATGATGATTTCCATACTGATGACAAGCAAGCATGGATCAATGCTGTACG CTGGGAGCCTGATCCTGTGGAGGCTGACCCATCAAAGGGCAGCAGGAATCAAAGGAAGGTTGACATATTGGGAATGATTGTTAGCATACTTGGTTCAAAAGATCAACTTGTTAATGAATACCGTGTGATGCTTGCTGAAAAGCTTATCAACAAATCTGATTATGACATTGACTCAGAAATACGTACTTTAGAGCTTCTCAAG ATAAATTTTGGAGAGAGCAGTATGCAAAAGTGTGAAATTATGCTTAATGATTTGATTGATTCTAAGAGAACAAGCCACAATATTAAGGCAAGAATGCAGTCATCTCAAACAG GTTCAGAGGAAAAAGAACTCGAACTATCTTTGGATATTCTTAATGCTACAATTATATCTACAAACTTTTGGCCTCCAATCCAG AATGTAGTGGAACTTAACAAACAAAGTATCTTCATGGGCATCTATGATGGAACTTACTTGAACGTCGTCATTTATTGGTGCAGGACGCTATTACATATAAGGTTATATGTTGTAGCTTCCACAtcgaaattaattttatacataaaCAGCAGATTAAAATTAACAACTTGGTTTCTTTTAGATTTTGGCAGCAGTTACAAGTACCACAACACTCCCCAAGCAACCTCTACTGCATGA
- the LOC8281837 gene encoding anaphase-promoting complex subunit 2 isoform X2, giving the protein MEEQTALVGNLGILDTISDDSFHEIAERYAGFCAACSGLLNGNGDLSLGPRLVSHIHSLCKHGLQSLVLDHFFKSLEETFKKNGSSKFWQHFDGYSNLAAFEKSKSSPDFGHELEQLLCRALEEISLEKRHQEKCLLMLVHALQCYKEGLLGRKCNSDEERSYAFSRYQLMVSSILMNSLPRHFPEILHWYFKGRLEELSTIVDGEVNGDDDDSEDKDDMDLDERSKLSLRNAEMDIDECYLQGKFTENNKLVKNIGKVVRDLRSLGFTSMTEDAYASAIFLLLKAKVHDLAGDDYRASVLEPIKGWIQAVPLQFLHALLAFLGDSVSSISPSHSLKSPLASHPSSCHPGTKRPSEGLVRWQLRLEYFAYETLQDLRIAKLFEIIVDYPDSSPAIEDLKQCLEYTGQHSKLVESFISALKYRLLTAGASTNDILHQYVSTIKALRTIDPAGVFLEAVGEPIRDYLRGRKDTIKCIVTMLTDGNGGNPNGSGITGDSLLEELNRDEESQENAGAYDDFHTDDKQAWINAVRWEPDPVEADPSKGSRNQRKVDILGMIVSILGSKDQLVNEYRVMLAEKLINKSDYDIDSEIRTLELLKINFGESSMQKCEIMLNDLIDSKRTSHNIKARMQSSQTGSEEKELELSLDILNATIISTNFWPPIQQNVVELNKQSIFMGIYDGTYLNVVIYWCRTLLHIRLYVVASTSKLILYINSRLKLTTWFLLDFGSSYKYHNTPQATSTA; this is encoded by the exons ATGGAAGAGCAAACTGCTTTAGTGGGGAATTTAGGGATTTTGGATACAATTAGCGACGATTCTTTCCATGAAATTGCTGAACGCTATGCCGGATTTTGTGCCGCATGTTCCGGTCTTCTTAACGGAAATGGTGACCTTTCACTGGGACCGCGGCTTGTGTCTCATATTCACTCTCTTTGCAAGCATGGTCTTCAATCTCTGGTCCTTGATCACTTTTTTAAGTCATTAGAG GAAACTTTTAAGAAGAATGGGAGTTCAAAATTTTGGCAGCACTTTGATGGTTATAGCAATTTAGCTGCTTTTGAGAAAAGTAAAAGTAGTCCT GATTTTGGCCATGAGCTGGAGCAACTTTTGTGTAGAGCCCTTGAAGAGATATCGTTGGAGAAACGGCATCAGGAGAAGTGTCTTTTAATGTTAGTTCATGCTTTGCAATGTTACAAGGAAGGTTTACTTGGACGAAAATGTAATTCAGATGAGGAAAGATCGTACGCTTTTTCAAGATATCAGCTGATGGTATCCTCAATTCTTATGAACAGTCTTCCTCGACATTTTCCTG AAATACTACACTGGTATTTTAAGGGAAGGCTGGAGGAGCTAAGCACAATTGTGGATGGAGAGGTCaatggtgatgatgatgattctgAAGATAAAGATGACATGGATTTAGATGAAAGAAGCAAACTATCCCTTAGAAATGCTGAAATGGATATTGATGAATGCTACCTCCAAGGTAAATTCACTGAGAATAACAAGTTGGTGAAGAACATTGGCAAGGTTGTTCGTGACCTCAGAAGTCTTGGATTTACTTCTATGACTGAAGATGCTTATGCTTCTGCCATCTTTTTGCTTCTAAAG GCAAAAGTGCATGATCTGGCTGGCGATGATTACAGGGCTTCTGTTTTGGAGCCCATTAAAGGGTGGATACAG GCCGTGCCTCTTCAATTTTTGCATGCACTTCTTGCTTTTCTTGGCGATTCTGTTAGCAGTATTAGCCCTTCACATAGCCTTAAATCACCTTTGGCTTCTCATCCATCATCATGTCATCCTGGAACTAAAAGACCTTCTGAAGGACTTGTTAGATGGCAGTTGCGGCTAGAGTATTTTGCTTATGAAACATTGCAAGATTTGAGAATAGCCAAGCTGTTTGAGATTATTGTGGACTATCCTGACAG CTCCCCGGCAATTGAGGACTTAAAACAGTGCCTGGAATATACTGGACAACATTCAAAGCTGGTTGAGTCTTTCATTTCTGCCCTGAAATACCGCTTGCTGACTGCAGGTGCCTCAACAAATGACATATTGCATCAGTATGTTTCTACTATAAAGGCACTGCGTACAATTGATCCTGCTGGGGTCTTTCTTGAAGCAGTTGGGGAACCAATAAGAGACTATTTAAGGGGTAGGAAAGATACCATAAAATGCATTGTGACCATGCTTACAGATGGGAATGGGGGAAATCCAAATGGCTCTGGAATTACTGGGGATAGCCTTCTTGAAGAATTAAACAGGGATGAAGAAAGCCAAGAAAATGCTGGTGCTTATGATGATTTCCATACTGATGACAAGCAAGCATGGATCAATGCTGTACG CTGGGAGCCTGATCCTGTGGAGGCTGACCCATCAAAGGGCAGCAGGAATCAAAGGAAGGTTGACATATTGGGAATGATTGTTAGCATACTTGGTTCAAAAGATCAACTTGTTAATGAATACCGTGTGATGCTTGCTGAAAAGCTTATCAACAAATCTGATTATGACATTGACTCAGAAATACGTACTTTAGAGCTTCTCAAG ATAAATTTTGGAGAGAGCAGTATGCAAAAGTGTGAAATTATGCTTAATGATTTGATTGATTCTAAGAGAACAAGCCACAATATTAAGGCAAGAATGCAGTCATCTCAAACAG GTTCAGAGGAAAAAGAACTCGAACTATCTTTGGATATTCTTAATGCTACAATTATATCTACAAACTTTTGGCCTCCAATCCAG CAGAATGTAGTGGAACTTAACAAACAAAGTATCTTCATGGGCATCTATGATGGAACTTACTTGAACGTCGTCATTTATTGGTGCAGGACGCTATTACATATAAGGTTATATGTTGTAGCTTCCACAtcgaaattaattttatacataaaCAGCAGATTAAAATTAACAACTTGGTTTCTTTTAGATTTTGGCAGCAGTTACAAGTACCACAACACTCCCCAAGCAACCTCTACTGCATGA
- the LOC8281837 gene encoding anaphase-promoting complex subunit 2 isoform X1 codes for MEEQTALVGNLGILDTISDDSFHEIAERYAGFCAACSGLLNGNGDLSLGPRLVSHIHSLCKHGLQSLVLDHFFKSLEETFKKNGSSKFWQHFDGYSNLAAFEKSKSSPDFGHELEQLLCRALEEISLEKRHQEKCLLMLVHALQCYKEGLLGRKCNSDEERSYAFSRYQLMVSSILMNSLPRHFPEILHWYFKGRLEELSTIVDGEVNGDDDDSEDKDDMDLDERSKLSLRNAEMDIDECYLQGKFTENNKLVKNIGKVVRDLRSLGFTSMTEDAYASAIFLLLKAKVHDLAGDDYRASVLEPIKGWIQAVPLQFLHALLAFLGDSVSSISPSHSLKSPLASHPSSCHPGTKRPSEGLVRWQLRLEYFAYETLQDLRIAKLFEIIVDYPDSSPAIEDLKQCLEYTGQHSKLVESFISALKYRLLTAGASTNDILHQYVSTIKALRTIDPAGVFLEAVGEPIRDYLRGRKDTIKCIVTMLTDGNGGNPNGSGITGDSLLEELNRDEESQENAGAYDDFHTDDKQAWINAVRWEPDPVEADPSKGSRNQRKVDILGMIVSILGSKDQLVNEYRVMLAEKLINKSDYDIDSEIRTLELLKINFGESSMQKCEIMLNDLIDSKRTSHNIKARMQSSQTGSEEKELELSLDILNATIISTNFWPPIQEEGLNVPDPVEKLLDEYAKRFHQIKTPRKLLWKKNLGTVKLELQFEDREMQFTVTPVHAAIIMQFQDQTSWTSCKLAAAIGVPLDALNRRISFWTSKGILAESPGANANDHVFTLVEGMADVTKNGDSCEKLLVGDEEGERSVASVEDQIRKEMTVYEKFIMGMLTNFGSMALDRIHNTLKMFCVADPPYDKSLQQLQSFLSGLVSEEKLELRDGMYLLKK; via the exons ATGGAAGAGCAAACTGCTTTAGTGGGGAATTTAGGGATTTTGGATACAATTAGCGACGATTCTTTCCATGAAATTGCTGAACGCTATGCCGGATTTTGTGCCGCATGTTCCGGTCTTCTTAACGGAAATGGTGACCTTTCACTGGGACCGCGGCTTGTGTCTCATATTCACTCTCTTTGCAAGCATGGTCTTCAATCTCTGGTCCTTGATCACTTTTTTAAGTCATTAGAG GAAACTTTTAAGAAGAATGGGAGTTCAAAATTTTGGCAGCACTTTGATGGTTATAGCAATTTAGCTGCTTTTGAGAAAAGTAAAAGTAGTCCT GATTTTGGCCATGAGCTGGAGCAACTTTTGTGTAGAGCCCTTGAAGAGATATCGTTGGAGAAACGGCATCAGGAGAAGTGTCTTTTAATGTTAGTTCATGCTTTGCAATGTTACAAGGAAGGTTTACTTGGACGAAAATGTAATTCAGATGAGGAAAGATCGTACGCTTTTTCAAGATATCAGCTGATGGTATCCTCAATTCTTATGAACAGTCTTCCTCGACATTTTCCTG AAATACTACACTGGTATTTTAAGGGAAGGCTGGAGGAGCTAAGCACAATTGTGGATGGAGAGGTCaatggtgatgatgatgattctgAAGATAAAGATGACATGGATTTAGATGAAAGAAGCAAACTATCCCTTAGAAATGCTGAAATGGATATTGATGAATGCTACCTCCAAGGTAAATTCACTGAGAATAACAAGTTGGTGAAGAACATTGGCAAGGTTGTTCGTGACCTCAGAAGTCTTGGATTTACTTCTATGACTGAAGATGCTTATGCTTCTGCCATCTTTTTGCTTCTAAAG GCAAAAGTGCATGATCTGGCTGGCGATGATTACAGGGCTTCTGTTTTGGAGCCCATTAAAGGGTGGATACAG GCCGTGCCTCTTCAATTTTTGCATGCACTTCTTGCTTTTCTTGGCGATTCTGTTAGCAGTATTAGCCCTTCACATAGCCTTAAATCACCTTTGGCTTCTCATCCATCATCATGTCATCCTGGAACTAAAAGACCTTCTGAAGGACTTGTTAGATGGCAGTTGCGGCTAGAGTATTTTGCTTATGAAACATTGCAAGATTTGAGAATAGCCAAGCTGTTTGAGATTATTGTGGACTATCCTGACAG CTCCCCGGCAATTGAGGACTTAAAACAGTGCCTGGAATATACTGGACAACATTCAAAGCTGGTTGAGTCTTTCATTTCTGCCCTGAAATACCGCTTGCTGACTGCAGGTGCCTCAACAAATGACATATTGCATCAGTATGTTTCTACTATAAAGGCACTGCGTACAATTGATCCTGCTGGGGTCTTTCTTGAAGCAGTTGGGGAACCAATAAGAGACTATTTAAGGGGTAGGAAAGATACCATAAAATGCATTGTGACCATGCTTACAGATGGGAATGGGGGAAATCCAAATGGCTCTGGAATTACTGGGGATAGCCTTCTTGAAGAATTAAACAGGGATGAAGAAAGCCAAGAAAATGCTGGTGCTTATGATGATTTCCATACTGATGACAAGCAAGCATGGATCAATGCTGTACG CTGGGAGCCTGATCCTGTGGAGGCTGACCCATCAAAGGGCAGCAGGAATCAAAGGAAGGTTGACATATTGGGAATGATTGTTAGCATACTTGGTTCAAAAGATCAACTTGTTAATGAATACCGTGTGATGCTTGCTGAAAAGCTTATCAACAAATCTGATTATGACATTGACTCAGAAATACGTACTTTAGAGCTTCTCAAG ATAAATTTTGGAGAGAGCAGTATGCAAAAGTGTGAAATTATGCTTAATGATTTGATTGATTCTAAGAGAACAAGCCACAATATTAAGGCAAGAATGCAGTCATCTCAAACAG GTTCAGAGGAAAAAGAACTCGAACTATCTTTGGATATTCTTAATGCTACAATTATATCTACAAACTTTTGGCCTCCAATCCAG GAGGAGGGACTTAATGTACCTGATCCTGTTGAAAAGTTGCTCGATGAATATGCAAAAAGGTTTCATCAAATCAAGACTCCTCGTAAGTTACTTTGGAAGAAAAACCTTGGCACAGTAAAG TTGGAATTGCAATTTGAAGATAGGGAAATGCAGTTCACTGTAACCCCTGTACATGCTGCAATTATCATGCAATTTCAAGATCAAACGAG TTGGACCTCTTGTAAGCTTGCAGCTGCTATTGGGGTGCCACTGGATGCGctgaatagaagaataagtTTCTGGACAAGCAAG GGCATTCTTGCAGAGTCACCTGGGGCAAACGCTAATGATCATGTATTTACGCTAGTGGAAGGTATGGCTGATGTTACTAAGAATGGTGATAGTTGTGAGAAGCTGCTTGTAGGTGATGAGGAGGGAGAGAGATCTGTAGCCTCAGTTGAGGACCAAATACGCAAAGAAATGACTGTATACGAG AAATTTATAATGGGGATGCTCACAAATTTCGGCAGCATGGCATTGGATCGAATTCACAACACACTCAAG ATGTTCTGTGTAGCTGATCCTCCTTATGACAAGTCACTCCAGCAGCTGCAAAGCTTTTTATCAGGTTTAGTTTCTGAAGAGAAGTTAGAACTAAGAGACGGGATGTACCTTTTGAAGAAGTAA